The Salegentibacter mishustinae genomic interval CAAACTTTTGCTAAATATTTAAAAGAATTTGTAGATTTTAAAGGTTACGATAAAGTGATCCTGCTAGGGAATTCGCTGGGTGGGCATATTGCTTTATTAGCCACAAAATTATATCCCGAAATGGTAGAAGCCCTGGTAATCACAGGAAGTTCGGGACTTTACGAAAATTCTATGGGCGAGAGCTATCCGCGCCGTGGAGACTACGAATTTATCAAGAAAAAAGCTCAGGATGTTTTTTACGATCCTGAAGTTGCCACAAAAGAAGTGGTAGACGATGTTTATGAAACGGTAAGCGATCGCAACAAACTGGTAAAAACTCTTGCTATTGCAAAAAGTGCCATTAGGCATAATATGGCAAAAGATCTACCAAAAATGAAAACCCCAACCTGTATTATTTGGGGGAAAGACGATAATGTAACCCCACCAGAAGTAGCTGAAGATTTCCAGCGTTTGCTCCCGGATGCCGATCTTTATTGGGTAGATAAATGCGGACACGCTGCTATGATGGAGCATCCAGTACGGTTTAATGAACTACTTCACGACTGGTTGCAAAAAAGAAATTTCTAGGCAAAATAACCTATAAAGGTTTAAGGTTTGATGCCTCTGAAGCTGACATTAAACAAGATCACTTTCAAAAAATTTTAAAATGAAAATCAAGTCGGCAGAATTTGTGGTAAGCAATACACGGGTAGACAAATGCCCTGATAGCAAACTGCCCGAATATGCTTTTATTGGTCGAAGTAATGTTGGGAAGTCTTCCTTAATCAATATGCTCACCGACAGAAAGACCCTGGCAAAAACCTCAGCTAAACCGGGAAAAACGCAGCTTATTAATCATTTTTTGATCAATAAGAACTGGCATCTTGTAGACTTACCGGGTTATGGTTATGCAAAAGTCTCAAAATCTACCAAGCGTACTTTTCAAAAATTTATCACCGCTTATTTTGACAAACGCAAACAAATGATTTGCGCTTTTGTTCTTATAGACAGCAGGCACGAGCCACAGCCCATAGATATGGAATTTATGCAATGGCTTGGAGAGCACCAGGTTCCATTTTGCATTATTTTTACAAAAGCCGATAAGCTAAAGCCGAAGATGCTTGAGAAAAATATCAATCATTACCAGGATAAAATGTTGGAAATTTGGGAAGAAATGCCAGAGTTTTTTGTGAGCTCGGCAACCTCTAAAC includes:
- a CDS encoding alpha/beta fold hydrolase — its product is MKNNLRQEGKFTYLEQGEGTPIVILHGLMGGLSNFDGVTEYFPKHGYKVVIPELPLYSMSLLKTSVQTFAKYLKEFVDFKGYDKVILLGNSLGGHIALLATKLYPEMVEALVITGSSGLYENSMGESYPRRGDYEFIKKKAQDVFYDPEVATKEVVDDVYETVSDRNKLVKTLAIAKSAIRHNMAKDLPKMKTPTCIIWGKDDNVTPPEVAEDFQRLLPDADLYWVDKCGHAAMMEHPVRFNELLHDWLQKRNF
- the yihA gene encoding ribosome biogenesis GTP-binding protein YihA/YsxC — encoded protein: MKIKSAEFVVSNTRVDKCPDSKLPEYAFIGRSNVGKSSLINMLTDRKTLAKTSAKPGKTQLINHFLINKNWHLVDLPGYGYAKVSKSTKRTFQKFITAYFDKRKQMICAFVLIDSRHEPQPIDMEFMQWLGEHQVPFCIIFTKADKLKPKMLEKNINHYQDKMLEIWEEMPEFFVSSATSKLGQDEILDYIEAINNELSSNNSPG